In the genome of Carboxydothermus pertinax, the window AAGGCTGCAGCCTCCAAACAGTGAACTCGCCTCGGAGTTGCCAGGGGGATAGGTACTTCTGGCCGGACGGTTCCGTTATCCAAAACAAGTGGGCAAGAATGTGGGGCTGTAGCGCAGTGGGAGCGCGCTTCCTTGGCATGGAAGAGGTCGCGGGTTCGATCCCCGCCAGCTCCACCATTATTATATTCTTGTCAATTAGGGTGGTACCGCGGGAAAGTACTCCTCCCGTCCCTTAGGGGATGGCGAGGAGTTTTTTGTTATTTCTACCTACTGGAGGGAGAATATGCAAGAGAGGTATGATTTTAAGACTATTGAGCCGAAGTGGCAGAAAAAATGGGAGGAATTAAAACTTTACGAAGTGGATGATTTTTCGGAAAAACCTAAATATTACTGTTTGGAAATGTTTCCGTATCCTTCCGGGAAGCTCCACATGGGCCATGTTCGCAATTATTCCATTGGTGATGTAGTAGCCCGGTATAAGCGGATGCAGGGTTATGCTGTGTTACATCCTATGGGCTGGGATGCTTTTGGCCTTCCGGCGGAAAATGCGGCGATAAAACATGGTAATATCCATCCGGCCGATTGGACCTGGGATAATATTGCCAATATGAGACGGCAGTTAAAGGAGTTAGGTATTTCTTACGACTGGCGGCGGGAAGTAGCTACCTGCCATCCGGAGTATTATCGCTGGACCCAGTGGTTGTTTTTACAGTTTTACAAAAAAGGGCTTGCTTATAAGAAAAAGGCTCCGGTAAACTGGTGTCCTGGCTGTCAGACGGTTCTTGCTAATGAACAAGTAGTGGATGGAGAGTGCGAGCGCTGCCATTCCCGGGTGGAGAAAAAAGAATTGGAACAGTGGTTCTTTAAAATTACCGCTTATGCTGAAAGATTATTACAGGATATAGAAAAATTAGACGGCTGGCCGGAAAAAGTAAAAATCATGCAGGCCAACTGGATTGGTAAATCCAAGGGGGCAGAAATTGTTTTTAAAATAAAAGGTCACGGTGAAACTATTTCGGTCTTTACCACCCGGCCCGATACTATTTTTGGGGTAACCTATATGGTGTTGGCGCCGGAACATCCTTTAGTGGAAAGGATTTCAGCGGGAACACCTTTTGCTGGTGCTGTGAAAGAGTTTAGACGGAAAATGATGTATCTTTCGGAAATTGAAAGAACTGCCGAGACTGCTGAAAAAGAAGGGGTTTTCACAGGAGCTTATGCCATAAACCCCTTTACCGGTGAAGAAATTCCCATCCTTATAGCGAACTACGTTCTGGTTGAGTATGGAACGGGTGCGGTTATGGGGGTGCCGGCGCACGATCAGCGGGACTTCTTGTTTGCCAAAAAATACAATTTACCCATAAAAGTGGTAATAACTCCTCCGGGGCAAGAATTAAAAGCCGAGGAGCTAGCGGAAGCCTATACTGGAGAAGGGGTTCTGGTAAACTCCGGAGAGTTTACCGGATTACCTAATCGGGAGGCAATCCACATAATTACCGAAGAAGCAGAAAAACGTGGCTTTGGTAAATTTAGGGTAAATTACCGGTTGCGGGACTGGCTAATATCCCGGCAGAGGTACTGGGGTGCTCCGATTCCAATTATCTATTGTGAGAAGTGCGGAATTGTGCCTGTTCCCGAGGACCAGCTACCGGTAGTTTTGCCATACAATGTAGAATTTCGTCCTACCGGGGAAAGTCCCTTAAAATATGTACCGGAATTTTTAAATACCACCTGTCCTGAGTGCGGTGGACCCGCTACCAGGGAAACGGATACAATGGATACTTTTATTTGTTCGTCCTGGTATTATTTTCGCTATACTTCTCCCCGGGATAAAGAACGCCCCTGGAGTAAAGACAAGGTCGAGAGGTGGCTGCCGGTGGACCAGTATATCGGTGGGGTGGAGCATGCTATCTTACACCTTTTGTACTCTCGCTTCTTCACTAAGGTTCTTTACGATTTAGGGCTGGTGCCGGTGGATGAGCCGTTTACCAATCTGTTAACCCAGGGCATGGTGTTAAAAGATGGGGCCAAGATGAGTAAATCCAAAGGGAATGTGGTAAGTCCCGAAGAAATTGTCGAAAAGTACGGGGCCGATACTGCCCGGCTGTTTATACTTTTTGCTGCACCGCCGGAACGGGATTTGGAATGGAGCGA includes:
- the leuS gene encoding leucine--tRNA ligase; amino-acid sequence: MQERYDFKTIEPKWQKKWEELKLYEVDDFSEKPKYYCLEMFPYPSGKLHMGHVRNYSIGDVVARYKRMQGYAVLHPMGWDAFGLPAENAAIKHGNIHPADWTWDNIANMRRQLKELGISYDWRREVATCHPEYYRWTQWLFLQFYKKGLAYKKKAPVNWCPGCQTVLANEQVVDGECERCHSRVEKKELEQWFFKITAYAERLLQDIEKLDGWPEKVKIMQANWIGKSKGAEIVFKIKGHGETISVFTTRPDTIFGVTYMVLAPEHPLVERISAGTPFAGAVKEFRRKMMYLSEIERTAETAEKEGVFTGAYAINPFTGEEIPILIANYVLVEYGTGAVMGVPAHDQRDFLFAKKYNLPIKVVITPPGQELKAEELAEAYTGEGVLVNSGEFTGLPNREAIHIITEEAEKRGFGKFRVNYRLRDWLISRQRYWGAPIPIIYCEKCGIVPVPEDQLPVVLPYNVEFRPTGESPLKYVPEFLNTTCPECGGPATRETDTMDTFICSSWYYFRYTSPRDKERPWSKDKVERWLPVDQYIGGVEHAILHLLYSRFFTKVLYDLGLVPVDEPFTNLLTQGMVLKDGAKMSKSKGNVVSPEEIVEKYGADTARLFILFAAPPERDLEWSDQGVEGSFRFLNRVWRLIYQTKDRISDELLEFTAKDKELNRLLHATIKKVTEDIEERFNFNTAISAIMELVNGLYQYKEGEINPGLLKETLNKLVILLSPFAPHIAEELWEALGNRQSVHLERWPQYEEKALLTEEIEIVLQINGKVKDRVMVPRGAGEEQLKAMALNAPKIKELTAGKKIIKVIIVPEKLINIVVAG